From Nicotiana tabacum cultivar K326 chromosome 20, ASM71507v2, whole genome shotgun sequence, one genomic window encodes:
- the LOC107790516 gene encoding AP-1 complex subunit gamma-2, with protein sequence MNPFSSGTRLRDMIRAIRACKTAAEERGVVRKDCAAIRAAISENDQDYRHRNIAKLMFIHMLGYPTHFGQMECLKLIASPGFPEKRIGYLGLMLLLDERQEVLMLVTNSIKQDLNHTNQYIVGLALCALGNIGSAEMARDLAPEVERLLKFRDPNIRKKAALCSIRIIRKVPDLAENFINPAAALLSEKHHGVLITGVQLCIDLCKISTEALEYFRKKCTDGLVKILKDLTNSPYAPEYDVSGITDPFLHIRLLRLLCALGQDDANASDAMNDILAQVATKTESNKNAGNAILYECVATIMSVEDNGGLRVLAINILGRFLSNRDNNIRYVALNMLMKALAVDSQAVQRHRATILECVKDTDPSIRKRAVELVYLLVNESNVKPMTKELIEYLEASDPEFRGDLTAKICSIVEKFSPEKIWYIDQMLKVLPEAGNYVKDEVWHSLIVVITNASNLHGYAVRSLYRAVQAAGEQETLVRVAVWCIGEYGDMLVNNAGRLDIEEPLTVTESDAVDVVETSIKSHSFDLTTRAMCLIALLKLSSRFPSCSQRINDIIVQYKGSFVLELQQRAIEFNSVIERHQNIRPSLVERMPVLDEATYSGRKAGSLPAAGSTSQGVSVNLPNGVAKPSAAPLVDLLDLSSDDVPAPSSSGGDFLQDLLGVDLAPVSSQSGTNQAQKSGTDVLLDLLSIGTPPANSRPSTTQVSPSNVDIRSPLDLLDRLSSPSAPSVQVSPTAGSSPMLDLLNGFPSSPSIPVTEGNGPAYPSIVAFDSSSLKLTFNFSKQPGNPHTTLIEASFTNKSQEVLTNFIFQAAVPKFLQLHLDPASGNTLPANGNGSITQKLKITNSQHGKKSLVMRIRIAYKVNNKDVLEEGQVNNFPRDL encoded by the exons CGGCACGCGTCTTAG GGACATGATTCGGGCTATCCGTGCTTGCAAAACTGCAGCAGAGGAGCGTGGTGTAGTAAGAAAAGATTGTGCTGCTATTAGAGCTGCAATCAGTGAAAATGATCAAGATTATAGACATCGTAATATTGCGAAGCTAATGTTCATTCACATGCTGGGTTACCCCACACACTTTGGTCAAATGGAATGCTTGAAGCTGATTGCTTCTCCAGGATTTCCAGAGAAAAGAATAGGATATCTTGGCCTAATGTTGTTGCTTGACGAAAGACAAGAAGTTCTAATGTTGGTTACCAATTCTATAAAGCA AGATCTTAACCACACTAACCAATATATTGTTGGACTTGCTCTTTGTGCCCTGGGGAATATTGGTTCTGCAGAAATGGCTCGTGACCTTGCACCAGAAGTTGAAAGGTTGTTAAAGTTTAGAGATCCTAATATCCGAAAGAAG GCAGCGCTTTGCTCTATAAGAATTATAAGGAAGGTCCCCGATCTCGCTGAAAATTTTATAAACCCTGCAGCAGCCTTGTTAAGTGAGAAACACCATGGAGTTCTCATTACAGGCGTCCAGCTTTGTATAGATCTATGTAAAATTAGTACGGAGGCTCTTGAATATTTCAGAAAG AAATGCACAGATGGTTTAGTCAAAATTCTGAAGGATCTCACAAACAGTCCATATGCGCCTGAGTATGACGTTTCTGGCATTACAGATCCTTTCCTCCATATAAGATTGCTTAGGCTCTTGTGTGCTTTGGGACAAGATGATGCCAATGCCAGTGATGCTATGAATGATATTCTCGCTCAG GTGGCAACAAAAACCGAATCAAACAAAAATGCAGGCAATGCTATTCTTTATGAATGTGTTGCAACCATTATGAGCGTTGAAGATAATGGCGGTTTGAGGGTACTTGCTATTAATATTCTGGGAAGATTTTTGTCCAACCGTGATAACAATATCAG ATATGTTGCACTGAACATGTTGATGAAAGCTCTGGCTGTAGATAGTCAAGCAGTGCAGAGGCATCGGGCAACAATTTTGGAATGTGTGAAG GATACCGATCCATCGATTCGTAAAAGAGCCGTTGAACTTGTGTATCTCTTAGTAAACGAGAGCAATGTGAAGCCTATGACGAAGGAGTTAATTGAATATCTAGAAGCAAGTGATCCGGAGTTTAGGGGAGATCTCACTGCCAAAATCTGTTCGATTGTGGAGAA GTTCTCACCAGAGAAAATTTGGTACATCGATCAGATGCTTAAGGTTCTCCCTGAG GCTGGAAATTATGTGAAGGATGAGGTGTGGCATTCTCTGATTGTGGTGATAACAAATGCTTCTAACCTCCATGGTTATGCAGTACGGTCGTTATACAGAGCAGTGCAAGCAGCAGGGGAACAG GAAACTCTCGTTCGAGTTGCGGTTTGGTGCATTGGAGAATATGGTGACATGTTAGTAAATAACGCTGGAAGGCTTGATATTGAAGAACCACTGACA GTAACAGAATCTGATGCAGTGGATGTTGTGGAGACTTCCATTAAGAGCCATTCATTTGATCTCACTACTCGGGCGATGTGTTTGATTGCTTTGTTAAAGCTGTCGAGTCGCTTTCCATCTTGTTCACA GCGGATAAATGACATCATTGTTCAGTACAAAGGCAGCTTTGTGCTTGAACTGCAGCAGAGAGCTATTGAATTTAACTCAGTAATTGAGAGGCATCAGAATATCAG GCCTTCACTTGTTGAAAGAATGCCAGTTCTTGATGAAGCAACCTACAGTGGAAGGAAGGCTGGCTCTTTGCCAGCAGCTGGATCAACATCTCAAGGAGTATCAGTTAATCTTCCAAATGGAGTTGCCAAGCCTAGTGCTGCCCCTCTTGTTGACTTACTTGATCTTAGTTCAGATGATGTCCCTGCACCTAGTTCTTCTGGTGGAGACTTTCTTCAGGATCTTCTTGGTGTTGATCTGGCGCCAGTGTCTTCACAATCAG GTACAAATCAGGCTCAAAAGAGTGGCACCGATGTTTTACTGGATCTTCTGTCAATTGGAACACCACCTGCTAATAGCAGACCATCTACAACTCAGGTGTCGCCCTCCAATGTTGACATTAGAAGTCCGTTGGATCTATTAGATAGATTGTCTTCACCTTCGGCTCCTTCAGTGCAAGTCTCGCCTACAGCTGGAAGTTCTCCTATGTTGGATTTATTGAATGGGTTCCCTTCCAGTCCATCAATTCCTG TTACAGAAGGCAATGGTCCAGCGTATCCATCAATAGTTGCATTTGATAGTAGCTCGTTAAAATTAACGTTCAACTTCTCAAAGCAGCCTGGAAACCCTCATACAACACTTATTGAAGCTAGTTTTACAAACAAGTCACAAGAAGTTCTCACAAACTTTATTTTCCAAGCAGCAGTACCAAAG TTTCTTCAACTGCACTTGGATCCAGCAAGTGGTAATACGCTACCTGCAAATGGTAATGGATCAATCACGCAAAAGTTGAAAATCACAAACAGCCAACATGGCAAG AAATCCCTTGTCATGCGCATACGGATAGCTTATAAGGTGAATAATAAAGATGTATTAGAGGAAGGCCAAGTCAACAATTTTCCTCGTGATTTGTGA